From Camelina sativa cultivar DH55 chromosome 5, Cs, whole genome shotgun sequence:
aaaaaaataaaaaacgttaATTATtgagttaaaaataaaataaacggtcataattttaaaagaacagCTCTTTCCTCGCAACACAAcccaacaaaagaaagatttaaATCTCACATTTCCCAAATACGTTCCTCAACACCGAGCTTGCAGCAAACATAGACATCATGTGATGCCTGAACTATCTGATCATAATAAAGTTTGTGAACGCCCCAATCACTCATACATATCTTCTTATCTTTCCTCACTCCTCTGTGCCCCAAACGCTCCTCCACGATCTTCTCAAAGGAACTATACCGGAGCCAAATAGGCAGATAGTACCTTATGTCGAGAAGTCTCCAGATGTCCAACTGATGGTAAAATCTCTCGAGCTTGTCCTGGTCCTGGCTGTTCCAGACGCCAACAAAAGTGATTGTGCGATCTTCCAAAAAACTTCGGAGGACGTTAGGCATGCTCTTACAGTGAGACAACTGGATGATGAGACAGCGGATACCAACACATAACTGGAGAGTGTCCGGTGGTGGATCGGGACCACCGGGTGTCCATTGGACGCCGAGTCCGACAACGAGAGGGTGTGACAAACGAAGACGGCTGAAGAAGCGAATGCTTTGGATCCATCGACGGATCACTGAAGTAGTATGAGTGACCGTGACGATCAAACGTTGTCCAAAAAAATCGACGTGGTGTACGTCTCGGCGGATATGGCGCTTTGGGAATCTTCTTCTGATCTTAGCCATGGCGATTATAGAGAACGACAGTGTCTCAAGAGAATTgacacattaaaatatatagaggCTAATTCGTATCCCTTAATAAGATTTGATATTAatagataatattttaattcttttaataCTTATCACCATAATATGCTAGAATATTCCTCCGTTTAGATTTCACCGGCCCACTTTATAAACGAACGAACTTTGAAGTTCTGTTTTTAGCTGGTTTATAGTAGCTGTACGTTATAGTAGTTCCATTTAATTCATTGCTTTTGTTCATGACCAATGTTGACAATTTGACATAAGATTTGAAATAGCGAGTAAAGGGTTTAATTTCAAATGTGAATTTGTCACAGAAGAAAAAGTTCTTAAATTGTTTATTATtgagtttaaactttaaagaacaataaaagacataaattattttcaacCAACAGCTCTTTCCTTGCAACACAAGccaacaaaagaaagatttaaTCTCACACTTTCCAGAGACGTTCCTTAACACCGAGCTTGCAGCAAACATAGACATCATGTGACGCCAGAACTATCTGATCGTGAGAAAGGTTGCGAACGCCCCAATCACTCATACATATCTCCTTATCTTTCCTCACTCCTTCATGCCCCAAATACACCTTCACAATTTTCTCAAACGAACTACTCACAAGCCACGATACCAGATACTCTCTTATATCTAGAAGTCTCCAGATCTCCAACTTATGGTCGAATCTCTCGAGCTTTTTCTTGTCTTGGTAGCTAGTTCCAGAATCCAACGAAAGTGATTCTTCTATCGGCCAAGAAACTTCGGAGGGTGTTGGGCATGCGCTTACAGTAAGACAACTGGATGATGAGGCAGCGGTTACCGTCGCATAGTTGGAGAACTTTCGGAGGAGGATCGGTACCATGAGGTGTCCATTGGACGCCGAGACCAATAACGAGAGGGTGTGACGAACGTAGACGGTTGTTGTGGCGGACGGTGTGGATCCATTGGCGGATCACTGAGGCAGTGTGAGTAACCGTGACGATCAAACCTTCTCCAAAGAAATCGACGTGGTATTGGTGGTGAGTATGGCGCTTTGGGATTCTTCTGATCCTAGCCATTGCTGATCTGAGTTGAAAGAGATACGGACAGGGCCGGTGCAATAGACAAAGTTAAATAAGATATCAATCCGAACATTAAAGATTACGTTAcagaatttgaattttgaacaacaaaaaaaagaagaataggattttttttttaactacatatCTAGGGGAATATTTTGCTGGAGTATAGCAGCTTAATTAAGGAGGATATGATTTATTTACTTTGTTATGAATGTAGGAAGCTCTTAGAATCAAAAGATTGAAATgatttttggttctttctctttttttgggcaaaaaaaatgattttggttcTATGATAGTTAATAGATGTCAATCCGATAAGTCCAATTCAGCCCAAGATTGCAATCAACATAACTTATTAGGGTTATGTTTTAAGAACTGATCCAACTAGAAAGAGTTATATGGTAGTACCATAATGGTACACTTGGTAATTAAGCTCTGTTATTTCCTGAAAAGATTTTACagaaatattaattatagttGTGAACTAAAATTGTGTATTATTATGTTGATATTAAATTACCaaactaatattataaatttataagtgaGCAGGTGTCAAATTTTTTGAAAGCgttaattttttcaatttgtgttttaataaatattaatcaaattagTTTTCGATTGACAAAATTCGATAATGATCCATATACAAGAGTAAACTAAAAACATGAAATCaaagttataataaaaatatgttaaaagacaaaatcaaTTTCCGATTCCGGAATTGACATGGTATAAGTGATAaccatataataattttctgcttcgcttggaaaaaaaaaagtagtttagTCGTTTGATTAACATACAATTGACCTTTGTGCCTACGAACGGATACCAACTTCATTAGTTTACAATTTCTTTTTGAGTTCAATTGTTTAGCTCAAACCCAAATAAGTGGGGGAAAGTAAGAAGCAATGAACAACTCCTCTCCCCATACTCTAACAAATCAACTAAACTCAATATCAAACCATTTTAAAAAGCTAATCATTAGTTAGCTACTAATTATTCCTAATTAACCACTGCATAATTATACAAGCACTATATAAACTCTTGTCCATCTTCCATTAGTTTCCCACAACAACTACAAAACCTTCCAATACACAATACACACAAAGCACACAACTTAGTATTTCTTAAACCCCCAACTACAAGAAAATGACGAAAGAGTCCACCACCATTGACGTCGGCGAGCCAAGCACCGTGACCAAAAGTTCAAGCCATGTCGTAGTTgacgggaagaagaagaagggctTTGTGGCAACCGCCACAGGAGGTGGCGCCAAGAGAGGTTTGGCCATATTCGATTTCCTCCTCCGTTTGGGGGCCATAGCAGTCACCATTGGGGCTGCCTCTGTCATGTACACCGCTGAGGAGACTCTACCCTTCTTCACTCAGTTCCTCCAATTCCAAGCCGGTTACGATGACCTTCCAGCATTTCAGTACGTCCATTCCTATCTTCTTAATTACTTATTTTACTTCATATTTACAAAACTAATGCATATAGTATATCTTTAAATACGGTGAAACATACCTTTAGTTTGTTATagtgtactatatatatatgtgcggTTAGTGacctaataaattatatattatctgAAGGTTCTTTGTGATAGCCGTAGCCATAGTGGCCAGCTATCTCGTCCTTTCACTTCCCTTCTCCATCATAGCTATTATCCGTCCACTCGCTGTTGCGCCCCGGCTGGTCCTCCTCATCTGCGATACTGTAACTTAACCTTATAACCCTATTCttcatttatttcttaattttatataactcACTCTCTTTTATGTTatgatgttatatatataaagttggtCGTGACGCTCAAcacatcagcagcagcagcggcAGCATCAATCGTCTACCTTGCACACAACGGCAACCCAAACACCAACTGGCTCCCTATCTGTCAGCAATTTGGAGATTTCTGCCAGAACGTTAGCACCGCTGTTGTAGCCGCTTCTATCGcgattctcttcttcatcgttctcatcatcatctccgcCGTCGCCCTCAAGAGGCATTGATATATTTCCCCTTTTTTACAAGTGTCAAGACCGTAATGTACGGAACTAGTGTTTCCTCTTGTATATGTGTTGTGGCTTTGTGCTCTTTGTGTAACATGAGAATTGGTATTATTGTGTGAAAatgtaattgaagaagttgttttatgtttttttttttaaaatttgtctcTTTGGCTCTTGGGTCAATTTACTAAAAGCTTCCGACTCATGTAGAGGTTCTCCaaagacaaaacacaacaaGAGACACAAAGCCTAAAATCCCAAAAGATACAGTCAAAATGTCAAATACCGATTCTaccctcatcttcttctccttcatctctctcttcttctccataaaCTCTTCGTGTCTCCTCTTCGATTCTACTTCTCTATGTCTTCCATTTACCCTTTTACCCTCCATTACCTTCCTCAAAATTACCAAACTATCCCCACCGTTCAAATGCGTTCCCTCCATCTTCTCAACCTTGAGACTCACCTCCCTCACGTGCATCTCCTCCTCACCGCACGTGACCACCGTGATCACACACTCCTCCGTCTCCACCACCGTCGCGAACTGCGCCTCCACTTCTCCGCTTATCCAGTTCCTCTGCACCGACACCGGCCGGTGACTCGACAGATTCGCCGCTCGTTTCCCGATCGGGTCAATCACGATCCAGCTCAGAGTCAAATCCTTCTCCAGATCACAACACGTGTCTTCCGTCCTCCGCCTTCGTTTAATCGGCGTCGCAACCGTATCCTTCCCGTCCACCAGATCGATCCTCAACGGAGAGCTCTGAAACCACGCCGTCGTGGTCTCCGTCTTCACGACTCTGCTGAGAATCAACTCCCCTCTGTAGCGAAGATCAACGGCGGAGATCAGTTCCGGAAACAGACGGTCGAGATCAGAGAATGAACCGGCGGCGGTGGTTGTTTCCATTTCCACCATAGAATACGCGTCGGAGAAAAAAGAACGAGAACCGTCAGAGCAAGAAGGCCACGTGGATCGGCAGATTTTGGACCAGAGGATCTCGTTTGAAGCGAGACTGTGAAGATGCGAGGAGACGCACGAGACGGAGGCTAAGGTTGCGCCGTCGAGACGTGTCAAGATGTGAGACTCTATGATGTCCTGATGGACGGTGGAGATTAAATCTGTATCTGTTACGGTGGAGGAGGAAGTGGCCATCTCTGTTTTCGAGTGATTATTTTTACTAATTAGGGAGTGATTAGTTAATGATGTTTTTGGGTTAATCAGTAGAGGGGTATTTATATAAGAGCGTCAAAGTCTTTTTATTTGCGAAAATGgtccatctttttttcttttattacaatAATACCACTGCTacttgatatttttatttattaacgtCATTTTCTTtagttataataaaataataaataattgacGCAATTATGTTGGCGTTGAAGAagaataatgataataataactactaaaatatagatttttgactagcttgtaataataaaaatatatgtaatatataatttatttgtattaattcacttgttttttttttgtaattgctAGACTTTTTTCTGTCGATTCTgtaaaaaatcatgaataaatTCAGTTAAATTCAACATTCAGTTATATTTAACCCAAGTTCTTCGATAACCATTTTAACTCATAATCTGTTTCGAAACTAAAATTACATGATTCAGGATACTATGAATTAAATGAATTTTTGAGATGAAATTAGAAAGTTTACATATAAAATGTCCAGGCAAAAATACTTAGTCGTCAAAGTATCACCTCAGAGGCATTAAGTTTCCAGACAACTTGATCTTGATTTATCCACTAGAGAAGTAGTAATATGTAGATATATTCTATTGAAAATATCATATACTCTTTTGTCAATTAGACATATTATTCAACAACTGGTACGTATTGTTTGTCAAACTGTATTTACTATTCAAACAGAATTTTGAAGATGCTAATTTTAGTCATCGTTTGTTTTTAATACTAGTAATTAAAGTTTGGTTGATTTATAAAGAAGCGATGGGAAATAAATTGCATTAGGAGAAAAAACTAAACATTTGTCTTGCAAATGAACAAGTAATCAGAAATATTTCTTGGTTTCACTTATTAAATCTCTTGCACACAAATGTGTGCTCACTCGCTCGTAGAGCTCTGATCATCATTAGTTTCTGTAGAAAAGATCTGAATTTACTAAttaagcttttttgtttttgtttttgggtgtGTTTCTAGCTATTACGATAATTACCTATAACGTTAACGTAATttcatataacaaaatattatatatacatatatatgcttCATTTTTCTAGCTTCGAAATTTGATCTATAATAACACAGTTCACatataccaaaagaaaagacaTGAAAGTACAGGCACAACGCACAACCAATGTCAGAATCCTTAAAAGTgtttatgcaaaaaaaacataaagtgaTGAAGATCATAAACATACACACAGATGCGACGAGACATTCACAAACAAAGGAGTTATAAAGATACGTAAGGAGGTAGGAAAGGGATGGCCCATGTTGCCCTCTTGTATTTGATTGTTCAGCCGGtattgtaaattaaatatatgatatcattTCAATTAAACTACCAAGGGTCGGCTCGGCTACATACACAGTACTATTAACCAAAATATGAGACACAATGGTTggatattttagttttttggttGATGGAAAAAAATGCCGACGCAAACTGACACAGTGAcgtttttagtattattttatttgaacttTTTAGTCGTGTAGGTTAATTgagttttaacttttatatttttgaatatacAAATTTCATTCCATTTTATGAATCATATTTCATATGTTATATATTGTTTAGTCTAATAAACACTTAAACAACCGTGTAAATTCGCATGATCCTTGGTTAAGCAATTTCGTTTTCATGCATCCAATCGCCATCTGCGTAATTAgtactttgctttttttttttttcttgaacattGACAAATGAGACATTatttacaatttaatataatttcacaAACAGCAGGGAATGGACAACCTTTGAACAACACTAGATTAAGGGTTGCCTTAAATTTGAGTCAAGAGATCACTATCGATTAGGTTTGTACAGTTCTTtgtgttaaataaaaaaatttgactagTAATGtaataaccaaaaagaaaaggctcgaagagaaaaggaaagacCAACAATGATTTACATCAGCGTGACTGAAAATAATTGATTAATAACGTCGTCTTGGCTTTTTAAAGTATTGAAATATACTAATACTAtacagtgtatatatatatctatagaGTTAATTAAGATACTAGTAGTTACTGGGTAAATGTTAATATAAGGGTTTAAAATCTTTGTTTCAAATCCTATTTAAAGGATTTTTCGTCattgtttcaatttttcttagtgtgtaaacaaaaaaattgtagagTTTCTAACGTTTTAATAAATAAACTGACGAAAATAATTGGAAATCAGAGTAAAAATAGACAAACGATAAAAACGACAAATAGATGAAGTTTATGGCCATAAAGGACTTGTTTGGGAAGCAGCATTGGATCGATGGACTTGGCGGAGCCAACCCACTGGTCAGGTGCACCAGTCTAAAGCACATGCACACGTACTGTGGCCTTCACAGAGCCAACCCAATGACCAGTCCATATGGCATTTTGATCTGAcgaagtttttgttttaaaccgttcttttatttattgttgtgAGACCTATATAAGTTTTCTGCTACttctaaatttattagtttttggttAATAGATTAATACACACTTAATAAACTAACAATATTGTCGGTTTCATTTGcgtcatatattaaaataattcaaCGTTTCATTATTGTATGTGTATCCGGTTCCTACTTTAAACCTAATTTTCGCTTTTTGACAGACTAATATCCACTGTATATAAGATATACAGTTACATTTTgaattgtatatatatcttatatagcCAAGCACTGATCTTAAGCGAATATACTACATCTACAGTTcatgattaacaaaaaaaaactgaaaatatcattaaaaatgaaCCTAACTTTTTGCTAAAGTTTGTGAGTTATATGCCTCTCTTCGTTCGTGGATTTACTTTTGGGAAGCAAGGATAACCTCGGCTAGGATGCAGGATAAGCAGTTTTGATCTCGGAGCAATGTCTGTTTAATAACTAAGTTTCCCTACAAATTAGAATATAATCACGTAACAAATATCATAGAATATGGAGGAAATGAACAATCCTTGTAAAACGGTGATGTGTCgatcaaacttttatttggttggaTTTTCCATGCCACAATTTTGGATCAGGTTCTTCCGGTTTCCGGTACGCTAAACCGGTCAGAATTGGGCTcctatattatttattttctgctcCTCGGCCAATGCCTGGATACTTCCACAAAATTTTACGCAGAGACTATATTCAAAAAGGCCCAAGTTTGGGTCCATGTAACAGTTGGAATATTATGGTACCACGGTTAGGTCTCCAAATTCTCATGCTAATTATATGCTTATGATGAGTACATCCATAATCTCGTCCATGGTATACAGTATACATTCTATAATATATAAcgtaattaaagagaaaatataataatagcaTTCATCTGTCCATATGGACTTGGATTACTTTTAAACTATCAAGTCCAATTACAAACTTAATTACATCATTTGTTTAAGACATCTCATTTGTGTCAGTACTCATGTATTATTCTTGCCATAATTCTCTGTACTGAAAAGCAATCTTGTACTCAATTACTTCTAAGTGCAATGAACTTGCACAGATGATCTCATAtctttttcaaaacaatatttttttaagtattaatCCAGGTGTGTCAGATACCTACTAAATCAAACTTGgattctttgtctttttttttttttttttaattattacattaATTTCGCAATCAAAAGCTAGCCTACAAATATCGTACGTGTATATGTACACAAATGTACATGCACAATGCACACATACTTAGACATAGGTGTGTACGTAGTGGCACGTGGGTATACTAGTCTAGATACTTctgataatgtttttttctttgtcactatatgattgaaattttgatgcctttttcttaaaactatattttcaattgtaaacaaatatataattacgAACTGAAATGCTGCATAAGTTGATCATCACTATTAGTTTAGTCGGAGGAGCTACGTCTTTGGCTGCTACCATATTTGAAACGACGTGACAAAACATTGGTTTAGGCCTTTAGGGTAGGAACTTGGAAATATGTTCGTCCCTGCCGAAAAGTATGTTTTTTAGTGACTAATGATATTccgttagttttatttttcttcaatatttCATCAAGCTAAGCTACCTACACTATATTTGTGATAAACATAGGATAATATTTTCCTCGACTCCAAATAATAcagaaaatacattttttccaaaaaagtgTCTTTCATTCATGTAAAGCTCAGGCAAACAAGCCATGAAATCAATATTGGTTGATACTTGATACTGCATCATAGCTTGCCTAGCTAGCTAAAAATTAGGTCCAACATctatagacttttttttttttttaacctttgaACCACAACTGGCTGGCTCATTAGctaaattcctacattcgtaggaaccgGGATTTGATTCCGGATGTAATAGTGTCTTCTACAAAtagacttacctcctgccactgtaTTAAGGTCACTTCACCAACATCTATAGACTTTTGACACATGATTAAGGAAAATAAGTGTATCATATTcggtttttcattaaaagttaATTCCCTAATTCTCGATTTGTGTGATTGAAAACATTAACTGGTTGTTTCCCTTGCAAAAGATTACTGCTCTAAATGATGGCAAAGTTTTACTGAGTTAGAAAAACAAGTTAAACTAATTAGTATATTTGTTTGATCTCTTCCAAAACCactacaatatttttatttttaaaaagccaaaaaatgtTAGAGCATGTCCATTGCCCATTGGTAATAACTTGTCCCGTAGCTAATGTGTTTGTTCTTCTGAAACCTATGGAACTGTATATTTACATAACaaatatttcaataatataAGACTTATTTTAGACACAAACAACTATAGAACATCACAGTCATaccatatatatagttgattgaTATGAAAGtattttcttctattaatttgagattttttgggataaaatataaattataacttaCTTACAATAGTTATTTATGGACTGTCGTCGTAGTTGTTCAGGTTAAAAATTTGAATCAAATAGGAGATCGAATAGTAGTTCAGAAcagttgcattttttttttatagaacaTTTGCATTTACTGAAATATATAATCGGTCCAAGAGACTTCGACTTGATACCCGGTCCAGAAAATCATTTCCAATTGCTCATCCCGAACCATTCATTAATCTAACCCGAAGTTTTGAATCGCTATTCAAattgataaatttatatatgtacttgAGAAATATTGGTTTACGTCACAGCTTAACATGAAGATTTTAGTTGTATACGCAGCATGtatatgaatcatatatatacctttttataTGTAAAGAGCATAGTCATAGATATTTAGTCGTATTGGGATCACAAACGGGAACACAATAATTGCCAAAAGGGAATCAAAATAAGTACACCAAAGCAAGATAGCCATAAGCGTAGTGCACATATATGACCTTCGTGCATGGTCAAGCTTATTTAGTCTCACTCACTTTCCTTACAATATAATCTCATAatgtgtctttttatttattcattttatgaATCCAAAGATCTCTcctaaaattttacaatttcttGGAATTTGTTTGTCTCTCTTTATCTATATGGAGTAtactagtatatttttatttatgattccCTATCTTGATTCGTCGCTAAGGATCCATGTTCCTTCTCTGCTGCTCTtctcattattgttttcttttcctttcttaaaCGTACTCATATTGCagcattttttttatgataagaTAAATTAATCCATTTTTAACATGCatttaatcaaattttcaagGGAACTTTTCCTCTTTCGTActatcttctttcatttttagaAGAACTCTCTAATTAACTCTTACAAAGTAATTTCACATAAGTAGGTAAAGTGTAATTGTGGAGAAACATTGATGTCAGTAGTGGAATTGAAGAAACAGGGGTTTTACCTGATGATAGAATGAATCTACTTGGAAATTGAGGAAGTTTCGCAGCGATCGAGGATGAGGTATTATCTATCACTTGACCtggtttttattaaaatattacatatacagAAATATCACATAACAACTTTTTGGTGGACGAAACTTTTTCGAATTAATAGGCTTCAGATCTAAACAAGTTGTCGATATAACGTcaccaaaaaacaaagcaagttgtcgatatattataaacatatgACGTTTTTTCTATACATAATCGTTACACCTTTTAAAGTTATGTACTGCATTTCATTATCACTAACCTAAGTTAAGGTACACAGAATAAGATGAAATTTGTCACACAAGTTTAAAACTTCTGTAACGATCCGCCTGTTTGTCTACTTCTTCTCTATGAGAACAATTAGCAAAGAGAGTTTTTAACTTCTCTTCTATAGACCTTTACATTACAATAAACTTAGTTTAGTTTTATATGTACACAGTAAATGCAAAACTGAATTGTTATGTACATTAtcactaaatttatttaaataaatgttaacACTTTTGAAATCGAAGTATTTTTAATCTACATTGCATAAACATGATGATTACTATAAGATCCCGTTGAATACTCACCTAACATTTATAATCTAACTTTATCAGATTTTGGAAAAATTAATCTCTGAAGAGCATACTGACAGATTGTGATAAATATgtcagaaaaaggaaacaaagaggaCAAAGTAGTCGGGAagacataaaaaacaaaaagcgagtaacaaattagaaaagtttgttttgggtttacgTAATACATTTGCGaattttatattcttgttttattatatgtttgttAGTGAGGGGAGATTGTGAGGAGAGGATTGAAACACGACTGTAGAAAGAGGACAGACAATTGAAGACAGATCTTATCTCTATCCCTCCCACGACTCTTTCTTTGGAAACACACACAAAGCTATATCATAtgtgttctttttattttttattttattttatacataataaATCATATCACATAAAATAGTTAGAGCCAAACATTTTTCGAAATTTTATGAACAATACGTAAACATTAATGAGATGTGTCATGCACGTgatgaaaaaaactaaataaggAAAGGCTGTACATAGAAATCTTCTTGGTTAAGAGACAAAAGATCTTTTCTAGGCTTTGGTCCATGTAtctgcctatatatatattttttttctcactttttaaaaatataatctaagAATATTTGCATTATCATCAAAGATAGAATAGGCTACCTTACTATTTCTGgaattatacaatattttttctgGTTAAAACTATACAATATTTTCTCATGTAGAAAATATGGTGTTGTGTTAAGTAAGTTTAATACAAAGCCTGATGATAATTCAACCGTACCTGATGAAACTGGTAGGATCAAGTAATATACaacgaaaataatataattgtatTGTAAGAAATCAATACTATGTAGTGTCAGTTAATTAGTAATACAAATGTCAATATGTCAAAACTAACATAATTAAGAATGAGATAACTGGATGATTTGTTGGGTGGTGAATGGAGAGCACGTGCTTGACAAGTTTAGTAGTAAGCTATAGAAAATGAAGGATAATGCGATAACATGTGCCTTATCCCGACAAAACACATCTCACATGTAAATATAGATATGTGCATtcataaatatcaaaatgtgAAATCTATACACCCTAGCTAAAATACCACTAGATAACAAGTCCTTATTAGTATTGTATAGTATTATCATCAACCaccttttcatatttttctttgttttgtaagtAAACTTTTTACATTTATGATCaggaatattaaaatttatattgaaaactgaaatttatgagtctaattttttattgttcttttaCATAGAAATTTATATCTCCaatgatatatagaaattacTAGAAAGGcatatcttacatatatttttatatacatacttgataattatatatcaaatttaatttctctttctttgaaaCTTATACATAAACATGGATATATAAATAGAGGCAGATACATGTACCCTCCCTAAAGGAGCATTGGtatctcaaaaaatatttgcCCTTAacttcctctttctttctcatcaCTATTTGAcatctctttcctctctctctctttcaaatgTCAATAACCCAATACTCAAGCGATTTCCACTACCATTCTCTCATGTGgcaacaacagcagcaacaacaacaacaccaccaaaacgacgtcgtggaagaaaaagaagctctCTTCGAGAAACCTTTAACCCCAAGCGACGTCGGAAAACTCAACCGCCTCGTCATCCCAAAGCAACACGCCGAGAGATACTTCCCACTAGCTGCAGCCGCCGCAGACGCGGTGGAGAAAGGACTTCTCCTCTGCTTCGAGGACGAGGAAGGTAAGCCATGGAGATTCAGATACTCGTATTGGAACAGTAGCCAGAGTTACGTCTTGACCAAAGGCTGGAGCAGATACGTCAAGGAAAAGAACCTTGACGCCGGAGACGTCGTTCTCTTCCATCGCCAC
This genomic window contains:
- the LOC104788972 gene encoding uncharacterized protein LOC104788972, producing MAKIRRRFPKRHIRRDVHHVDFFGQRLIVTVTHTTSVIRRWIQSIRFFSRLRLSHPLVVGLGVQWTPGGPDPPPDTLQLCVGIRCLIIQLSHCKSMPNVLRSFLEDRTITFVGVWNSQDQDKLERFYHQLDIWRLLDIRYYLPIWLRYSSFEKIVEERLGHRGVRKDKKICMSDWGVHKLYYDQIVQASHDVYVCCKLGVEERIWEM
- the LOC104785923 gene encoding probable F-box protein At1g60180; the encoded protein is MATSSSTVTDTDLISTVHQDIIESHILTRLDGATLASVSCVSSHLHSLASNEILWSKICRSTWPSCSDGSRSFFSDAYSMVEMETTTAAGSFSDLDRLFPELISAVDLRYRGELILSRVVKTETTTAWFQSSPLRIDLVDGKDTVATPIKRRRRTEDTCCDLEKDLTLSWIVIDPIGKRAANLSSHRPVSVQRNWISGEVEAQFATVVETEECVITVVTCGEEEMHVREVSLKVEKMEGTHLNGGDSLVILRKVMEGKRVNGRHREVESKRRHEEFMEKKREMKEKKMRVESVFDILTVSFGILGFVSLVVFCLWRTST
- the LOC104785921 gene encoding casparian strip membrane protein 1-like; amino-acid sequence: MTKESTTIDVGEPSTVTKSSSHVVVDGKKKKGFVATATGGGAKRGLAIFDFLLRLGAIAVTIGAASVMYTAEETLPFFTQFLQFQAGYDDLPAFQFFVIAVAIVASYLVLSLPFSIIAIIRPLAVAPRLVLLICDTLVVTLNTSAAAAAASIVYLAHNGNPNTNWLPICQQFGDFCQNVSTAVVAASIAILFFIVLIIISAVALKRH
- the LOC104785924 gene encoding B3 domain-containing protein At2g36080-like, which codes for MSITQYSSDFHYHSLMWQQQQQQQQHHQNDVVEEKEALFEKPLTPSDVGKLNRLVIPKQHAERYFPLAAAAADAVEKGLLLCFEDEEGKPWRFRYSYWNSSQSYVLTKGWSRYVKEKNLDAGDVVLFHRHRADGGRFFIGWRRRGDSSSSSDSYRHHQPNASLQYHPHAGGQAVESQRVNSKTLRLFGVNMECQLDSDWSEPSTPDGSNTCTTNNDQFHFYPQQQQQHYPPPYYMDLSFTGDVNRTS